From a region of the Tachypleus tridentatus isolate NWPU-2018 chromosome 1, ASM421037v1, whole genome shotgun sequence genome:
- the LOC143244546 gene encoding uncharacterized protein LOC143244546 yields the protein MTSIRLNNNLSPSRKVVSDNCLKKLSLKSLPALLRSLSNQNNRKIQKQSAGNHCRMRPSSTSNLPCSNSDVITHQHSPGYSTELKSSSPRELLRVSHRLDWMPDGYDDNSEVKRGARDQSITQQAVAEVKLTNSIFQPDNSKAVTVNEKVPPVQHKE from the coding sequence ATGACCAGTATTCGATTGAACAATAACTTGTCCCCCAGCCGGAAAGTTGTTTCTGACAACTGTCTGAAGAAACTATCCTTGAAAAGTCTTCCAGCTTTACTCAGATCTCTGTCAAACCAAAACAACcggaaaatacaaaaacaaagcgCAGGAAACCACTGTCGTATGAGGCCAAGTTCAACCAGTAACTTGCCATGTTCCAACAGTGACGTCATAACTCATCAACATTCCCCTGGCTATTCCACTGAATTGAAATCATCATCCCCGAGGGAACTGCTTCGGGTATCTCACAGGCTCGACTGGATGCCTGATGGTTATGATGACAACAGCGAAGTAAAACGTGGGGCGCGTGATCAGTCTATCACACAGCAGGCCGTAGCTGAAGTCAAATTGACAAACTCCATCTTTCAACCAGATAACTCAAAGGCAGTGACTGTTAACGAAAAGGTTCCCCCAGTCCAACATAAAGAGTAG